The nucleotide sequence GTATTCGATCATCTTGTCTTCTGCCAAACGATGCATTCGCTGTACACCCCCACACACAAACACCACCAGTAAAGCAAATATAAATAAAAGCCGAAACCCCGCCCTTTTTGTCATACAGCGTTTTAAACGACAGATTCGCATTGCATTCCCTACTCCTTCTAAAACAAACAGACAATCAGGCCGAAGAAGCCGGCCAATCAACAAGCATGTCCCCGCCACCTTCTTCGACCCGATTCACACCAAGCAAATTACAAAGATGCTAATGCCGACGCATAATCAGGTTCCTGCGTGATTTCCGGAACCAGTTCCGTGTATTTGACGACACCCTTTTCATCAATAATAATGACCGCCCTTGCCAACAGTCCCTTGACAGGCGAATCAACAATACCCAGTCCATAGGACTCTGCAAATGCCGGATTTCTGAAAGCAGAAAGCGACTCAACATTCTCAAGCCCTTCGGCTCCGCAAAAACGAGCATGCGCAAACGGCAAATCCATGGAGACACAGAGCACAACCACATCAGATCGCCCGGCCGCCTCCGCATTGAAACGACGCACCGAAGCGGCGCAGACAGGAGTATCTACACTAGGAAAAACATTTAATACGATGATTTTCCCCTTCCAGTCGGCCAATGCCACATCACTCAGATCCGTTTTTGTCAATGCAAACGCAGGAGCAATACTTCCCGTCGCCGGTAATTCCCCGCAGGTCTGAACACTGTTTCCTTCTAACGCAGTCGTTGCCATATTTCATCCTCCTTATGTGATTAATTAGAACGGAGCACAGTTTATAATAAAAAACTCGAATTATACAACCAGCAAATATATTATTCTGACTTACTATCATTTTCCTCTTGACCCGCCCCTGCAAATACCCCATCGTACCTGCATGAACCAACGAATAAAACACAGTCACTTAGCCTACTACCACTGCATGAGCCGCATCGTCGGCCGCGAAATGTTGCTTGGTAAAGCAGAAAAACAACACATGCATGCATTGATACGCCGTATTGAAGGATTTACCGGCGTACGCGTATTAACCTATGCAATCATGACAAACCATGTACATCTGCTACTTGAGGAGCCTGATCGCAACACGGTGATCTCCGATGAAGAATTTCGGCGGCGCATGAAGTACCTGTATACAGAAACTGAACTTTCGGAACTGTATGAAAGATGGGACATGTGGACACCGGAAAGCGTAGCCATGGACATGCATCGCTACCTCATTCGCATGCACGATATCAGTGAATTCATGAAGCAATTAAAACAGCGGTTTTCTCGCTGGTACAACAAGCGTAATCAGCGGTCGGGAGCATTGTGGGATACGCGGTTTAAGAGCGTGCTGGTAGAGCCGGGGACTCCGCTTCGAACGGTGGCCGCATACATCGAGATGAATCCTGTACGGGCCGGCATGGAAAAAGAACCTCATTTCTATCCATTTTGCGGCTTTGCAGAAGCTATGGCGGGAGGTAGAAATGCGCAAACAGGGATACGCATTATTGCAGCATCTATGGAGTCTGAATCACAGCATTGGGATGTTGTTTCTTCCCATTATTTCGAACGCATTCTGATGTACGACGAGGTACGTAATCACCCAAAACGAGCCCGCACAGACCACGATTATCTGCGGGAACAACTAGGCAAACGACTGGAACTAACCGATCATGAACGATTGCGATGCCGTAGTCGTTATTTCACGGACGGACGCATCATCGGCAGCAAAGAATTTGTGGAGGAATACTTTCAAGAACACAAGCAGCACTTTGGATCAAAACGAACGTCCGGCGCACGAAAAGTCAAAGGCGGCTGGAATAATTTGTTTGCTCTGCGCGAGCTGATGGACTGGTAAGCCGGGCGCATGATTTGTCCGTTGGCAGGACGTGAAATACTTTTGTTTGACTAATACGCTATAAGTATTCGCATAATCTGTGTTATTTATATAGTTCAAGTCAATGATTGATCCTTCGTGAATGAATGGTATGCAGGATTCAAGATATTTAACTCGAACCACTGTGGTTTCATGAAAACAAAAATTCTATACACTTTGTACATCTGCGTTTCGCTTTCGTTTCTTCCATTTTACGGCTTGGCTCAGACACCCCGAGTGAATGAACTTTGCGCTCAGGCATCCGATCGCCTGCTTCGTTGGGATACCAACGGAATTCCAAAATTAGGGACAGGAGCATCCTGGTATGACGTAAACTTTTCCGATAGTGACTGGTCGCGTGGAGACGGTGATTTCGGCTATGGCGGCACAAATACAGTTGGAACAGATCTCGGCGAAGAAATGTACGGGCAATCCTTCTCGCTATATATTCGAACATCTTTCACTCCTGACAGCGCATTACTGACCGCGACATCTGCTTTACAACTGGTTATGAGTTACGATGACGGGTTCATTGCCTATCTCAACGGAAAAGAAATTGCCCGACGCAATATGGGCGCAACCAACAGCTTTGCCTATCACGATCAGCCCACTTTTAATGAGTGTATCAGCAACGAAACCATCACCATCGGCATCGCCTCCAATCTGCTAATCTCCGGCACCAATGTACTGGCGATTCAAGGGCACAACCTCCTCATTGATCAATCTACTTTTCAGCTGTCAGCAGGTCTTAACGTGGAATCTCCTTCATCGGTACTTGTGCGATACAGCGACGAATGGGCTTACAAAGTAGGCACAACGGAACCTTCGGGAGGAGCCGTTGATCCTGCATTTGACCCTGACTATTCCTCCATAAACACTGACTGGACTCAAACGGACTACGACGCATCCAACTGGTCCATCGGAGCTGGGCCCATTGGGTACGGGGACGACGATGATGCGACCGACGTAAAGGATGAAGTGTACGGCATTGCCTATTCCGTATATATGCGGCAGACCTTTCAAGCAACGACAACGGACATCGAATCCACCAATTCATTGATTTTCACCGTCGACTTTGATGATGGGTACGTGGCCTATGTCAATGGAAAGGAAATCAGTCGCAGCAACTTGGGGACACTGGGAGAAATCATTCCGCATAATCAGG is from Spartobacteria bacterium and encodes:
- a CDS encoding thiol peroxidase, whose amino-acid sequence is MATTALEGNSVQTCGELPATGSIAPAFALTKTDLSDVALADWKGKIIVLNVFPSVDTPVCAASVRRFNAEAAGRSDVVVLCVSMDLPFAHARFCGAEGLENVESLSAFRNPAFAESYGLGIVDSPVKGLLARAVIIIDEKGVVKYTELVPEITQEPDYASALASL